A stretch of the Medicago truncatula cultivar Jemalong A17 chromosome 5, MtrunA17r5.0-ANR, whole genome shotgun sequence genome encodes the following:
- the LOC11417374 gene encoding transmembrane emp24 domain-containing protein p24delta9 gives MRFDLQTGVTRCIAEDIKKNSMTIGNYSIVNPNEGQPLPSDHTISVQVSTHGGSANHHLATHVQSGQFAFVAHQSGDYLVCFFGDKTHDSQATLSIDFVWKTGVAAKDWSKIAKKSHIDRMQLEVQILQETAMSIKEEISYLHERCRNARFQFNNQLQNVMVEFCFISNLLLSRWIATMALEDIF, from the exons ATGAGGTTTGATTTGCAAACTGGAGTTACTAGATGCATTGCTGAAGACATCAAGAAAAATTCGATGACAATTGGAAATTACTCAATCGTTAATCCAAATGAGGGTCAACCTTTGCCCTCTGACCACACTATCAGTGTTCAG gTATCTACACATGGAGGTTCGGCAAACCATCATTTAGCAACGCATGTTCAGTCGGGGCAGTTTGCATTTGTGGCACATCAAAGTGGTGATTACTTGGTGTGTTTCTTTGGGGATAAAACACATGATTCCCAAGCAACACTCTCTATTGATTTTGTGTGGAAAACTGGTGTGGCAGCCAAGGATTGGTCCAAAATTGCAAAGAAAAGTCACATTGAT AGAATGCAACTAGAGGTACAGATTTTGCAAGAAACTGCAATGTCCATCAAGGAGGAGATAAGTTATCTTCATGAACG GTGTAGAAATGCTAGATTTCAATTCAACAACCAACTCCAGAATGTTATGGTTGAGTTTTGTTTCATTTCTAATCTGCTTCTCAGTCGCTGGATTGCAACTATGGCACTTGAagacattttttaa
- the LOC25494647 gene encoding uncharacterized protein: protein MEDNDITRGSGRGAGISINKVKGNKGGKHKTTLSHSSRLQAPRHADTQQSLSTKQPTHHPISQTHTNFPPFLSTSSPQMSTVHAPISQIPTNTQQPRSTMKPTHHLTSKTPSNIQQSLSTKQPTHHPISQTHTNFPPFLSTSSPQMSTVHAPTSQIPTNTQQPHSTRKPTHHLTSNTPSNIQLPQPTRQSKHHPISQTFTNFPPFLSTPSPQMSTIHALTSQIPTNIQSPHSTPSPPHLSNTHRPYDVVSGGDPHASSSSCDDSYPIAGSTDPTDRRIWIRPGPQLTFEPAVKPPRDITKIMKRLFQGTWATYGELMKNDTALADLWYNEFQRIYKWLPEHDQDIKKTYHHKASDGYQNTMYRVRRGMDKGEWIPALLREKLVQNWEDSKWKDKAAVNKRNRRSSNGPLHTCGSISTIEHSKRLKTNSNMTPSCWEVYLRTHKMKGDPSKWVSSKSQMVADEYERRIFDRNSQQTEGDDVSNDHQSDNFIFLDVVGGVDKKGRIYGLGTEAGKYKPSSSRSSDGISPSEYEHMRTAISKMLAENMELKERLKTNEELIRASQEESRLAREQAQQSQEDSRLLREQFQKLMESFTQGHSHLPPYQPHRSS, encoded by the exons ATGGAAGACAATGATATTACAAGGGGCAGTGGAAGAGGTGCTGGTATAAGCATCAACAAAGTTAAGGGAAATAAGGGAGGTAAGCATAAAACTACTTTGTCACATTCTTCTAGATTACAAGCACCTAGGCATGCAGACACCCAACAATCCCTATCTACAAAGCAACCTACACATCATCCCATATCTCAAACACATACTAACTTCCCACCTTTCCTCTCTACTTCAAGTCCACAAATGTCTACTGTCCATGCTCCCATTTCTCAAATACCTACAAATACCCAACAACCCCGCTCTACAATGAAACCTACACATCATCTTACATCTAAAACACCTTCAAATATCCAACAATCCCTATCTACAAAGCAGCCTACACATCATCCCATATCTCAAACACATACAAACTTCCCACCTTTCCTCTCTACTTCAAGTCCACAAATGTCTACTGTCCATGCTCCCACTTCTCAAATACCTACAAATACCCAACAACCCCACTCTACAAGGAAACCTACACATCATCTTACATCTAACACACCTTCAAATATCCAACTTCCACAACCTACAAGGCAATCGAAACATCATCCCATATCTCAAACATTTACAAATTTCCCACCTTTCCTCTCTACTCCAAGTCCACAAATGTCTACAATTCATGCTCTCACCTCTCAAATACCTACAAATATCCAATCTCCCCACTCTACTCCTAGTCCACCACATCTTTCTAATACACATAGACCATATGATGTTGTATCTGGTGGTGATCCAcatgcatcatcatcatcatgtgaTGATTCGTATCCGATAGCTGGGAGTACAGATCCTACTGATAGGCGTATATGGATCCGTCCGGGACCACAGTTAAC gtttgagCCTGCTGTTAAGCCCCCGCGTGACATTACAAAGATTATGAAACGTTTGTTTCAAGGGACTTGGGCAACTTATGGAGAGTTAATGAAAAATGACACGGCTCTTGCGGACTTGTGGTATAACGAGTTTCAG AGGATATATAAGTGGCTTCCTGAGCATGATCAAGACATAAAGAAGACTTATCATCATAAGGCATCTGATGGGTACCAAAATACAATGTATCGGGTACGAAGAGGAATGGACAAAGGCGAATGGATCCCTGCTCTATTGCGTGAAAAATTGGTACAAAATTGGGAAGATAGTAAATGGAAGGACAAAGCAGCAGTTAATAAGCGAAATAGAAGATCCTCTAATGGTCCATTGCACACTTGTGGGTCAATTTCAACAATTGAACATTCTAAAAGATTA AAAACTAACTCAAACATGACTCCAAGTTGTTGGGAAGTGTATCTAAGGACACACAAAATGAAAGGTGATCCATCAAAGTGGGTATCCTCCAAATCTCAAATGGTTGCG GATGAATATGAAAGACGGATTTTTGATAGGAACTCACAACAAACAGAGGGGGATGATGTGTCTAATGACCATCAGTCAGACAACTTCATCTTCTTGGACGTAGTTGGAGGAGTTGACAAGAAAGGACGTATTTATGGTTTGGGGACAGAGGCAGGAAAATACAAGCCTTCTTCATCCAGGTCATCTGATGGCATCTCACCATCTGAATATGAGCATATGAGGACTGCAATATCTAAAATGTTAGCTGAAAACATGGAACTCAAGGAACGGTTGAAGACTAACGAGGAATTGATTCGTGCATCACAGGAGGAGTCACGTTTAGCTCGAGAGCAGGCACAACAGTCACAGGAGGATTCACGATTGCTCCGAGAGCAGTTCCAGAAATTAATGGAGTCTTTTACACAAGGCCATTCGCATCTACCTCCTTATCAACCTCATCGTTCGAGTTAG
- the LOC11417375 gene encoding transmembrane emp24 domain-containing protein p24delta9: MKMFELKHQPYFLFLLFLAVGLFSCSVQSMRFDLQPGVARCFAENMKNYLMTFGNYSIVNPKENQTLTVRVTSQGGTASHHLAEHVQSGQFSFVAHESGDFLACIWGDETHDPQVLSIDFEWKTGVNAKDWPKIAKKSNIDRMALEVQILHETALSIKDEMSYLLQRNTEMLEVNWRTDSGMLLFIFVSFFVTFIVAGLQLWNLKSFFKKNKIL; this comes from the exons ATGAAAATGTTTGAATTAAAGCACCAACCCTATTTtctgtttcttctttttctagCTGTGGGACTGTTTTCATGTTCAGTTCAATCCATGAGGTTTGATTTGCAACCTGGAGTTGCTAGATGCTTTGCTGaaaacatgaagaattattTGATGACATTTGGCAACTATTCCATTGTCAATCCCAAAGAAAACCAGACCCTCACCGTTCGG GTAACTTCGCAAGGAGGTACTGCCTCACATCATTTGGCAGAGCATGTTCAGTCGGGGCAGTTTTCATTTGTGGCACATGAAAGTGGTGACTTCTTAGCATGTATCTGGGGGGATGAAACACATGATCCTCAAGTTCTCTCTATTGATTTTGAGTGGAAAACTGGTGTGAATGCCAAGGATTGGCCCAAAATTGCAAAGAAAAGTAACATTGAT AGAATGGCACTTGAGGTACAAATTTTGCATGAAACTGCCTTGTCCATTAAGGATGAGATGTCCTATCTTCTTCAACG AAATACAGAAATGCTAGAGGTCAATTGGAGAACCGACAGTGGAATGTTATTGTTTATTTTCGTCTCATTTTTCGTCACCTTCATAGTAGCAGGATTACAACTATGGAATTTGAAGAGcttctttaagaaaaataaaatcctataa
- the LOC11414005 gene encoding transmembrane emp24 domain-containing protein p24delta9 isoform X1 encodes MNMLGLNTQKPYLLFLLVVAMGLFSFSVQSMRFDLPNGKGKARCFSEDMKKNTMVVGNYSIVNPNEGHPLPDNHTITVQVATHGSMAKYHLAERVQAGQFAFTAYQSGDYVICFVDKTEDPHVSLSIDFEWKTGMAAIDRHSIAKKTNVDNMTQEVKILLESALSIKEEMSYLLERNTELVELSWITENRMLLMIFVSFFVCFSVAGLQIWHLKTFFQKNKLI; translated from the exons ATGAATATGTTGGGattaaacacacaaaaaccctatttgctttttcttcttgttgtagCTATGGGACTGTTTTCATTTTCAGTTCAATCCATGAGGTTTGATTTGCCAAATGGTAAAGGTAAAGCAAGATGTTTCTCCGAAGACATGAAGAAGAATACAATGGTAGTTGGCAACTACTCCATCGTCAACCCCAACGAGGGTCACCCTTTACCCGATAACCACACTATCACCGTTCAG GTGGCTACACATGGAAGTATGGCGAAATATCATCTTGCAGAGCGTGTTCAAGCAGGACAATTTGCATTTACAGCATATCAAAGTGGTGACTACGTAATATGTTTTGTGGATAAAACTGAAGATCCCCACGTATCACTCTCTATTGATTTTGAGTGGAAAACTGGTATGGCAGCCATTGATCGGCACAGTATTGCAAAGAAAACCAACGTTGAT AATATGACACAAGAAGTAAAAATCTTGCTTGAGAGTGCTTTGTCCATTAAGGAGGAAATGTCTTATCTTCTTGAACG aaataCAGAATTGGTAGAGCTCAGTTGGATAACTGAGAATAGAATGCtcttgatgatttttgtttcattttttgtctGTTTCTCCGTAGCTGGGTTACAAATATGGCACTTGAagaccttttttcaaaaaaataaactcatataa
- the LOC112422062 gene encoding uncharacterized protein, whose translation MGLGGRFSRECYGLFANVTLQASQSDEWRWRLDNSGKYYVCSVYDMLTTGGNSTVDEASNLVWHKHVPLKVSILAWRLLRNRLPTKTNLAVRGILVQDAHLCVSGCGEVETVQHSFVSCHIFRDLWQYVRAWIGVTGVDPFDAADHFV comes from the coding sequence ATGGGATTAGGAGGACGCTTTAGTAGGGAGTGTTATGGGTTGTTTGCTAACGTTACTTTGCAGGCCTCACAGTCAGATGAATGGAGATGGCGACTTGACAATTCAGGAAAATATTATGTTTGTTCTGTTTATGATATGTTGACTACAGGTGGTAATTCTACTGTTGATGAGGCTTCAAATTTGGTGTGGCATAAACATGTTCCGCTAAAGGTTTCTATTCTTGCTTGGAGGCTTCTTCGGAATCGGTTGCCAACTAAGACTAACTTGGCGGTTCGTGGGATCTTGGTTCAGGATGCGCATTTGTGTGTGTCTGGATGTGGAGAGGTGGAGACAGTTCAACATTCATTTGTTTCCTGCCATATATTTAGAGACTTATGGCAGTATGTTCGAGCTTGGATTGGAGTCACTGGGGTCGACCCTTTTGATGCTGCTGACCACTTTGTCTAG
- the LOC11414005 gene encoding transmembrane emp24 domain-containing protein p24delta9 isoform X2: MNMLGLNTQKPYLLFLLVVAMGLFSFSVQSMRFDLPNGKGKARCFSEDMKKNTMVVGNYSIVNPNEGHPLPDNHTITVQVATHGSMAKYHLAERVQAGQFAFTAYQSGDYVICFVDKTEDPHVSLSIDFEWKTGMAAIDRHSIAKKTNVDNMTQEVKILLESALSIKEEMSYLLERSANQDITWSYEGKRMKINGVQHVF; this comes from the exons ATGAATATGTTGGGattaaacacacaaaaaccctatttgctttttcttcttgttgtagCTATGGGACTGTTTTCATTTTCAGTTCAATCCATGAGGTTTGATTTGCCAAATGGTAAAGGTAAAGCAAGATGTTTCTCCGAAGACATGAAGAAGAATACAATGGTAGTTGGCAACTACTCCATCGTCAACCCCAACGAGGGTCACCCTTTACCCGATAACCACACTATCACCGTTCAG GTGGCTACACATGGAAGTATGGCGAAATATCATCTTGCAGAGCGTGTTCAAGCAGGACAATTTGCATTTACAGCATATCAAAGTGGTGACTACGTAATATGTTTTGTGGATAAAACTGAAGATCCCCACGTATCACTCTCTATTGATTTTGAGTGGAAAACTGGTATGGCAGCCATTGATCGGCACAGTATTGCAAAGAAAACCAACGTTGAT AATATGACACAAGAAGTAAAAATCTTGCTTGAGAGTGCTTTGTCCATTAAGGAGGAAATGTCTTATCTTCTTGAACG GTCGGCAAATCAAGACATCACATGGAGTTATGAAGGCAAGAGAATGAAGATCAATGGAGTTCAACATGTTTTTTAA